A region from the Gemmatimonadota bacterium genome encodes:
- the rpsA gene encoding 30S ribosomal protein S1, translating to MSTPETTRETAGDTPANAPSDDAPTVEELDKKYAEDTPDTEFAALLEESDKQSYREVSTGDKVTGTIREIGDSTAFIDFGGRSEASIDIQELRDESGELKYKAGDTIEAFVASTDGEIRLAFSLRVSSRQLLRQAHQNDMPIAGKVTGFNTGGLVVNIGGLRAFCPMSQIDTGYCDDPASYAGQTHNFKIVELRGRNNVVVSRRAYLEEENRKKADEMRQKLSEGEERTGTITRIERFGSFVDLGGVEGLVHVSEISHTRVENPRSVLKKGEEVRVKIIGLKNLGKKNERISLSIKALERDPWDTVAERYQSGSIITGKVVSIQNFGAFVEIEPGIEGLVHISQFVSGKRISNPSEVVSVGQEVKTLIREIDLGKKRISLSMRAVEERDRQTAEIEDMAAFKSKQTQESQSDNAMADALRRAGLA from the coding sequence ATGAGCACCCCCGAAACAACACGCGAAACGGCTGGCGATACACCAGCCAATGCCCCTTCAGACGACGCGCCCACTGTCGAAGAACTCGACAAAAAATACGCTGAAGACACACCTGATACCGAATTTGCCGCATTACTCGAAGAAAGCGATAAGCAGAGTTATCGCGAGGTCTCTACTGGCGATAAAGTCACTGGAACGATCCGCGAAATCGGTGACTCCACAGCTTTTATCGACTTTGGCGGCCGCAGTGAAGCATCAATAGACATTCAAGAACTGCGCGACGAATCGGGCGAATTGAAATACAAGGCTGGCGATACCATCGAAGCCTTTGTCGCCAGCACCGATGGCGAAATACGCCTGGCATTTTCGTTGCGCGTTTCCAGTCGTCAACTCCTGCGTCAAGCACATCAAAACGACATGCCCATCGCCGGCAAAGTCACCGGCTTCAATACCGGAGGCCTTGTGGTGAATATCGGCGGCCTTCGCGCATTCTGCCCCATGTCGCAAATCGACACGGGATATTGCGACGACCCGGCTTCGTATGCGGGCCAAACCCACAACTTCAAAATTGTTGAACTGCGAGGACGCAACAATGTCGTCGTTTCACGCCGCGCTTATCTGGAAGAAGAAAATCGCAAAAAAGCCGACGAGATGCGCCAAAAACTCTCAGAAGGTGAAGAAAGAACGGGAACCATTACACGCATAGAACGCTTCGGCTCTTTTGTTGACCTCGGAGGAGTTGAAGGTCTGGTACACGTCTCGGAAATCAGCCACACCCGTGTAGAAAATCCGCGCAGTGTCCTAAAAAAAGGCGAAGAAGTGCGCGTGAAAATAATCGGCCTCAAGAATCTGGGCAAAAAAAATGAGCGCATATCGCTCTCTATCAAAGCACTGGAAAGAGATCCCTGGGATACGGTAGCAGAGCGCTACCAATCGGGCAGCATCATTACCGGCAAAGTCGTTTCAATCCAAAATTTCGGTGCCTTTGTCGAAATTGAACCCGGTATTGAGGGGCTGGTCCACATCTCGCAGTTCGTCTCGGGAAAACGCATCTCAAACCCCAGCGAAGTCGTTTCAGTCGGTCAAGAAGTCAAAACCTTGATCCGCGAAATCGATTTGGGTAAAAAACGCATTTCACTCTCAATGCGCGCCGTTGAAGAACGAGATAGGCAAACGGCTGAAATTGAGGACATGGCCGCATTCAAATCCAAGCAAACGCAAGAGTCTCAAAGCGACAATGCCATGGCCGACGCCCTTCGCCGTGCAGGACTCGCCTGA
- a CDS encoding peptide chain release factor-like protein, which yields MSKNTDKNALLKDVRFQTMRGSGPGGQHRNKVETAVRATHIPTGITVIATEHRSQHRNKQLALERLQNRLNERNKKRKPRIKTRPNRSSIEKRLEKKRQRAEKKRQRQRVVNN from the coding sequence ATGTCTAAAAACACCGACAAAAACGCGCTCCTGAAGGATGTCCGATTTCAAACTATGCGCGGGTCTGGCCCCGGCGGTCAACATCGCAACAAAGTTGAAACCGCCGTACGCGCGACCCACATACCCACGGGTATTACGGTCATCGCCACAGAACACCGCTCACAACACCGCAACAAACAACTCGCCCTCGAACGTTTGCAAAACCGCTTGAACGAGCGCAACAAAAAGCGCAAACCGCGCATCAAAACCCGCCCCAACCGATCTTCGATCGAGAAACGCCTGGAAAAAAAACGCCAGCGTGCAGAAAAAAAACGCCAGCGACAACGCGTGGTCAACAATTAG
- a CDS encoding ActD-like protein, producing MRRQRGDWKLERFRLNELPEEEMRAVQRALDEDPDLRARLEALEGSDREIHASYPTEWVARQVARRSERRGVPSISRFGPRFALAAVILLAVVFSIFLPGPEVPPPWDRKGMDGIRLKGVKPDLLLYRKRASEIEQLSDSSVAYTGDLIQIFYRAAGKPFGVIVSVDGRGTVTRHLPSSGTSAVRLIQGDPVSLDYSYELDDAPKWERFYFLTADMSFDVRDVAQAAKGGPDSLRVGREFEQFVITLYKGGR from the coding sequence ATGAGGAGACAACGCGGTGATTGGAAACTGGAGCGTTTTCGGCTGAATGAACTGCCGGAAGAAGAGATGAGAGCTGTTCAAAGGGCGCTGGATGAGGACCCGGATTTGAGGGCGCGCCTGGAGGCATTGGAAGGGTCAGATCGAGAAATTCACGCGTCCTATCCGACTGAGTGGGTTGCGCGGCAGGTTGCGCGCCGGTCGGAGAGGCGAGGGGTGCCGAGTATATCGCGGTTCGGTCCGCGTTTTGCATTGGCCGCTGTGATTTTGCTCGCCGTTGTTTTTTCGATCTTTTTACCGGGGCCTGAAGTGCCGCCACCCTGGGATCGGAAAGGGATGGATGGCATTCGGTTAAAAGGCGTAAAGCCGGATTTGTTGCTATATCGAAAAAGGGCGTCTGAGATTGAACAATTGTCGGATAGCAGTGTGGCTTATACAGGCGATTTGATTCAGATTTTTTATCGCGCGGCGGGCAAGCCTTTTGGGGTGATTGTGTCTGTGGATGGGCGCGGCACTGTGACGCGGCATTTGCCCTCATCGGGAACAAGTGCCGTGCGCTTGATACAGGGCGATCCGGTGTCTCTGGATTATTCTTACGAACTGGATGATGCTCCAAAGTGGGAACGGTTTTATTTTTTGACAGCAGATATGTCTTTTGACGTGCGCGATGTGGCACAGGCGGCAAAGGGTGGTCCCGATTCATTGAGGGTGGGAAGAGAATTTGAGCAGTTTGTCATTACGCTTTACAAAGGGGGCAGGTGA
- a CDS encoding sigma-70 family RNA polymerase sigma factor, which produces MFMNVELLYQKYGPMVLRRCRRLLRDEDRAMDAMQDVFVRVLQRRDRLKATYPSSLLYRIATNVCLNRIRDQRLDLPGDEKLIHIAGIEDLESRLDARAMLDRLFARHRDSTRTIAVLHFVDGFTLAEVAREVGMSVSGVRKRLRGLRESLEKLEDL; this is translated from the coding sequence TTGTTTATGAATGTCGAATTGTTATATCAAAAATACGGTCCTATGGTGTTGCGTCGCTGTCGGCGGTTGTTGCGAGATGAAGATCGCGCCATGGATGCCATGCAAGATGTTTTTGTGCGGGTATTGCAACGCCGGGATCGTCTGAAAGCGACCTATCCGTCGAGTTTGCTGTATCGCATTGCGACCAATGTGTGTTTGAATCGCATTCGCGATCAGCGGCTCGATCTGCCGGGTGATGAGAAGTTGATACACATTGCTGGGATTGAAGATCTGGAATCGCGGTTGGATGCTCGGGCGATGCTCGACCGGCTTTTTGCCCGGCACAGAGATTCGACGCGAACAATTGCGGTTTTACATTTTGTGGATGGTTTCACATTGGCGGAAGTCGCTCGGGAGGTTGGGATGTCGGTTTCTGGAGTGCGAAAGCGGTTGCGGGGGTTGCGAGAATCGCTGGAGAAGTTGGAGGATCTATGA
- the thiL gene encoding thiamine-phosphate kinase — protein sequence MWRIEMLWRGRGGKSEMDRFKDIGEFDFIDRITAHAQRNRVLCGIGDDCAVMAAGQARVRLVTVDAMVEGVHFVPQAPPEGVGYKLLAASLSDVAAMGGKPTDAVVAVSASGDCDVGYVERIYNGLFACADRFDVAVVGGDTTRTSGALVLSLTLTGEMARDQVCYRSGAQVGDAVYVSGTLGDAAGGLGLVLGDVDLPGEVRTALLQRHYRPEPRLDLGQVLAETGAVTAMIDVSDGVASDLSHVCQQSGVSAVIRAATIPMSLAFKKFCEVSGEEKLDLALTGGEDFELLFSVSHTQVDKVEALAEQYSICRIGEVVAGDGRVMIEDEDGKRVLLEQLGYDHFGS from the coding sequence ATGTGGCGTATCGAGATGTTGTGGCGTGGGCGTGGGGGGAAAAGTGAGATGGATCGGTTTAAGGATATCGGAGAGTTCGATTTTATTGATCGCATTACCGCGCACGCACAGCGCAATCGGGTTCTGTGTGGGATTGGAGATGATTGCGCTGTTATGGCTGCCGGGCAGGCGCGCGTGCGATTGGTGACGGTTGATGCGATGGTTGAGGGCGTACACTTTGTGCCACAGGCACCGCCAGAAGGTGTGGGGTACAAATTACTGGCTGCGAGTTTGTCCGATGTGGCTGCTATGGGAGGGAAACCAACGGATGCGGTTGTGGCGGTTAGCGCATCGGGTGATTGTGATGTGGGTTATGTGGAGCGTATTTACAACGGGCTTTTTGCCTGTGCAGATCGGTTTGATGTGGCTGTTGTGGGCGGTGATACAACGCGCACGTCTGGTGCGCTGGTTTTGAGTTTGACGCTTACGGGTGAGATGGCGCGAGACCAGGTGTGTTATCGGTCTGGCGCACAAGTGGGTGATGCTGTCTATGTATCGGGGACATTGGGCGATGCTGCAGGTGGTTTGGGGCTGGTATTGGGTGATGTCGATCTGCCAGGTGAGGTGCGAACCGCGTTGTTACAAAGGCATTATCGGCCTGAGCCTCGGTTGGATTTGGGGCAGGTATTGGCGGAGACAGGTGCGGTGACAGCGATGATCGATGTGTCGGATGGGGTGGCTTCGGATTTGAGCCATGTTTGCCAGCAAAGTGGCGTGTCGGCTGTGATTCGGGCAGCGACGATTCCCATGTCGCTGGCGTTTAAGAAATTTTGTGAAGTCAGTGGTGAAGAAAAATTGGATCTTGCTCTCACTGGAGGGGAAGATTTTGAGCTGCTATTTTCTGTGTCTCACACACAGGTCGATAAGGTCGAAGCACTGGCAGAACAGTATTCTATTTGTCGCATTGGCGAGGTTGTGGCTGGCGATGGTCGTGTGATGATAGAAGATGAGGATGGCAAGCGCGTGCTATTGGAGCAGTTGGGATATGATCATTTTGGGAGCTAA